The following are encoded together in the Candidatus Anaeroferrophillus wilburensis genome:
- a CDS encoding thiolase family protein, with amino-acid sequence MGEAVIVAAVRSPGGRYKKGGLAQTRSDEIAIQVVKGLLARVPELQPAEVDDLICGCAFPEAEQGMNLGRVVSLGAGLPVETCGMTVNRFCSSGLQAIADATAKIQAGWSEVIIAGGAETMSHIPMGGSIFRPHPDWGTLPNTYVSMGITAENVAEQFQISREDQDRMGMESNRRAYEAIQTGKFADELVPISAWKYTADSHGRRVREEVVFAMDDGVRWPTTMEKMASLKSPFKDGGSVTAANSSQMTDGAAFLLLMSADKAKALGLKPLARLTNYAVAGVDPDIMGVGPAYAIPKVLQQAGLKTKDIDLFEINEAFASQCLYSLRQAGLEKRYWAGDINPNGGAIALGHPLGCTGAKLSTQLFYEMKRRQVKRGIVSMCIGGGMGAAGIFELL; translated from the coding sequence ATGGGTGAAGCTGTTATTGTTGCCGCGGTGAGAAGTCCCGGCGGTCGGTATAAAAAAGGGGGCCTGGCCCAGACCAGGAGTGATGAAATTGCCATCCAGGTGGTAAAGGGGCTGTTGGCACGGGTGCCGGAGCTGCAACCGGCGGAGGTTGACGACCTGATCTGCGGTTGTGCCTTCCCGGAAGCGGAACAGGGGATGAACCTGGGGCGGGTTGTCAGCCTGGGAGCCGGATTGCCGGTGGAAACCTGTGGTATGACGGTGAACCGCTTCTGCTCTTCGGGGCTGCAGGCCATTGCCGATGCGACGGCCAAAATCCAGGCCGGCTGGTCGGAGGTGATCATTGCCGGCGGGGCCGAAACCATGAGCCATATCCCCATGGGCGGCAGCATCTTTCGTCCCCATCCCGACTGGGGAACCCTGCCGAACACCTACGTGTCCATGGGAATTACCGCGGAAAATGTTGCTGAGCAGTTTCAGATTTCTCGGGAGGACCAGGATCGGATGGGGATGGAAAGCAACCGTCGGGCTTATGAGGCCATTCAAACCGGCAAATTTGCCGATGAACTGGTGCCCATAAGCGCCTGGAAGTATACCGCTGACAGCCATGGCCGTCGGGTTCGTGAGGAGGTGGTTTTTGCCATGGATGACGGTGTCCGTTGGCCGACCACCATGGAGAAGATGGCATCGCTGAAGTCGCCTTTCAAGGACGGCGGCTCAGTCACTGCTGCCAATTCCTCCCAGATGACCGATGGGGCTGCTTTTCTGCTGCTCATGAGTGCCGACAAGGCCAAGGCCCTGGGCCTCAAGCCGCTGGCGCGGTTGACCAACTATGCCGTTGCCGGAGTTGATCCCGATATCATGGGGGTGGGGCCGGCGTATGCCATTCCCAAGGTGCTGCAGCAGGCCGGTCTCAAGACTAAGGATATTGATCTGTTTGAGATCAATGAGGCCTTTGCTTCCCAATGTCTCTATTCGTTGCGCCAGGCCGGCCTGGAAAAGCGCTATTGGGCTGGTGATATCAATCCCAATGGCGGTGCTATTGCCCTTGGCCATCCCTTGGGGTGCACCGGTGCCAAACTATCGACCCAGCTTTTCTACGAGATGAAACGGCGGCAGGTGAAACGGGGTATCGTTTCCATGTGTATCGGCGGCGGTATGGGTGCCGCCGGCATTTTTGAACTGCTCTAG
- a CDS encoding enoyl-CoA hydratase/isomerase family protein gives MSYEVKKAAVLGAGVMGAAIAAHLANAGIECLLLDIIPFELSEADQQKGLTREDSTWRNSFAAKGLASAVKAKPASFYSKKNAALVTIGNFEDDLDALAEVDWVIEVVIENLQIKQELLAKVAALVGPTCVISTNTSGLPIKDIAANLPATIKERFLGIHFFNPPRYMKLVEIIPGESTRPEIVEAMTIVCEERLGKGVVICKDVPNFIANRIGVFDIANAIRIMTERNLSVPELDAIIGKGVGRPGSSICGTMDLVGIDTGFHVMNNLHEAVKDDEMRDFFIPQDFMIKMMENKWLGNKTRQGFYKKTKDEQGKRVKLALDYRTMEYVPSSRPKYSSLEAARKAPGGFGAKLRLLFAGSDVAAEVVREYLCRNFIYAANRIPEICDTVAAIDNTMKWGYNHKMGPFELWDLLGVEEVVKVMKGLKLKVPKKISDMLKRGHTTFYRQQEDGRYCYDFATQEYIRLTDNPKIILLPALKERQRVVASNPGASLIDLGDGVACLEFHTKMNAIDGDVGEMIYQSCDIVERDFLGLVVANHGQNFSVGANLFQVFVTIQKGDWDILDKMIHDFQYANMRMKFARKPVVVAPAGMALGGGCEISMHGARCQPCGETYMGLVEVGVGVIPAGGGTKEMMVRCTEGIPDGTVANGLNLQTLYQKAFENIGMAKVATSAVEAMELGFIRKTDTISMNRDLQINDAKNVVLGLSKFYQPPKPALVPVMGDNFRGMVAAILHNMRAGNYISDYDQQVAGKLARVLSGGDCAEGTYVSEAEILDLEREAFLSLCGEAKTQDRMMYMLKNGKPLRN, from the coding sequence ATGTCATATGAAGTGAAAAAAGCTGCCGTTCTGGGAGCCGGGGTCATGGGGGCTGCCATTGCCGCCCACCTTGCCAATGCGGGGATCGAGTGCCTGCTGCTGGACATTATCCCGTTTGAGTTGAGCGAAGCTGACCAGCAGAAAGGGCTGACCAGAGAAGATTCCACCTGGCGCAACAGTTTTGCCGCCAAAGGGCTGGCTTCGGCAGTCAAAGCAAAGCCGGCCAGTTTCTACAGCAAAAAGAATGCCGCCTTGGTCACCATCGGTAATTTTGAGGATGATCTGGATGCATTGGCGGAGGTTGACTGGGTCATTGAGGTGGTGATTGAAAATCTACAGATCAAGCAGGAACTGCTGGCCAAAGTGGCGGCTCTGGTAGGTCCGACATGTGTCATTTCCACTAATACCTCGGGGTTGCCCATCAAGGATATTGCCGCCAATCTGCCGGCAACCATCAAAGAGCGCTTTTTGGGCATCCACTTTTTCAATCCGCCTCGTTACATGAAGTTGGTGGAGATCATCCCCGGCGAGTCGACCCGGCCCGAGATCGTCGAGGCGATGACTATCGTGTGTGAGGAGCGGCTGGGCAAAGGGGTGGTGATCTGCAAGGATGTGCCCAATTTCATTGCCAACCGGATCGGCGTCTTTGATATTGCCAACGCCATCCGGATTATGACTGAGCGCAATTTGTCGGTGCCGGAACTGGATGCCATCATTGGCAAGGGGGTCGGCCGACCCGGATCATCTATCTGCGGCACCATGGATCTGGTGGGCATCGATACCGGTTTCCATGTCATGAATAATCTTCATGAGGCAGTCAAGGATGATGAGATGCGGGACTTTTTCATCCCCCAGGATTTCATGATCAAGATGATGGAAAATAAATGGCTGGGAAACAAGACCCGCCAGGGGTTTTATAAAAAGACCAAGGATGAGCAGGGCAAGCGGGTCAAATTGGCGCTTGACTACCGGACCATGGAGTATGTGCCTTCCAGTCGGCCGAAATATTCCTCCCTGGAGGCGGCCAGGAAGGCGCCCGGCGGTTTTGGCGCCAAGCTGCGGCTGTTGTTTGCCGGTTCAGATGTGGCTGCCGAAGTAGTTCGGGAGTACCTGTGCCGCAACTTCATCTACGCTGCCAACCGGATTCCGGAAATCTGCGATACGGTGGCGGCGATTGATAACACAATGAAGTGGGGCTATAATCACAAAATGGGTCCTTTTGAGTTGTGGGATCTGCTCGGGGTAGAAGAGGTGGTCAAAGTAATGAAGGGCCTGAAGCTGAAAGTCCCGAAGAAAATCAGTGACATGCTCAAGCGTGGCCACACCACCTTTTATCGTCAGCAGGAGGATGGTCGTTACTGCTATGATTTTGCCACCCAGGAGTACATCAGGCTGACAGATAATCCCAAAATTATTCTGCTGCCAGCCCTTAAGGAGCGTCAACGGGTGGTGGCCAGCAATCCCGGTGCCAGTTTGATCGACCTTGGTGACGGGGTGGCCTGTCTGGAGTTTCATACCAAGATGAATGCCATTGATGGCGATGTGGGGGAGATGATCTACCAGAGTTGTGACATCGTCGAACGGGACTTCCTAGGATTGGTAGTGGCCAACCACGGGCAGAATTTTTCCGTCGGCGCCAATCTCTTCCAGGTGTTTGTTACCATTCAGAAAGGTGACTGGGATATCCTTGACAAGATGATCCATGATTTTCAGTATGCCAACATGCGGATGAAATTTGCCCGCAAGCCGGTGGTTGTTGCGCCAGCGGGCATGGCACTGGGGGGTGGTTGTGAAATTTCCATGCATGGTGCCCGCTGTCAGCCCTGTGGGGAAACCTACATGGGCTTGGTGGAAGTGGGGGTCGGGGTGATTCCCGCCGGCGGCGGCACCAAGGAGATGATGGTCCGCTGCACCGAGGGGATTCCCGATGGTACGGTGGCCAACGGCCTCAATTTGCAGACGTTGTACCAGAAGGCTTTTGAAAACATCGGTATGGCCAAGGTGGCCACCAGCGCGGTGGAGGCCATGGAATTGGGCTTTATCCGCAAAACAGATACCATCAGCATGAATCGTGATCTGCAGATCAACGATGCCAAAAATGTGGTTCTCGGCCTGTCCAAATTTTACCAGCCCCCGAAACCGGCGCTGGTTCCGGTGATGGGCGATAATTTCCGCGGCATGGTGGCGGCCATCCTCCATAACATGCGGGCCGGCAACTATATTTCCGACTATGATCAGCAGGTGGCCGGCAAACTCGCCCGGGTGCTTTCAGGCGGTGATTGCGCTGAGGGGACCTATGTTTCCGAAGCAGAGATCCTTGATCTGGAGCGGGAGGCTTTCCTGAGCCTGTGCGGCGAAGCAAAAACCCAGGACCGCATGATGTATATGCTGAAAAACGGCAAGCCGTTGCGCAACTAA
- a CDS encoding acyl-CoA dehydrogenase family protein, whose amino-acid sequence MNNCKQIPGGGFLITETSPEHTFIPEDFSEEQRLIAKTTEDFVRGEILPRIDEIEVQQEGVAEDLMRQAGELGLLMADIPEAYQGLGLDKASSALITEKMGMAGSFSVTHAAHVGISTLPFVFYGTEEQKRKYLPGLGRGDIGSYCLTEPGSGSDALAAKTTASLSNDGTCYLLNGSKQFITNARWAKTFVVFAKINGQDFSAFIVERGMPGVSIGLEEKKLGIKGSSTASLILENVEVPAANLLGEVGKGHLIAFNILNIGRYKLGAGCLGAAKLALEDAVRYAGERYQFKKSLNQFGLIRKKIAQMATEIFVAESATYRLVGMIDDILAGNADDHPSAEQVLEGIEEYAIECSIVKILASEMLDFVVDEGLQIHGGYGYCQEYPAERLYRDSRINRIFEGTNEINRILIPGMLVRRGLKGQLPLMKKLADLQEEVKSGRAGQCGDPAEGFLEVETRMVRNAKKATLMVAGLVIKKHLQDINEQQELLGLIAEMIIEVFALESALLRVGKLMVTMDDSREDDFALLATRNYLYAAFSRLAAHGEELLAAVLEGEQLVEMLRVLKRYLDYLPQNTVIMRDKLAAAVIEHKGYPRTY is encoded by the coding sequence ATGAATAATTGCAAACAAATCCCCGGGGGCGGGTTTCTCATTACTGAAACCTCCCCGGAACACACGTTCATCCCGGAAGATTTCAGCGAGGAACAACGGCTGATTGCCAAAACCACTGAGGATTTTGTTCGTGGTGAGATTCTGCCACGCATTGATGAGATAGAGGTTCAGCAGGAGGGGGTGGCGGAAGACCTTATGCGGCAGGCCGGGGAGCTGGGTTTGCTGATGGCTGATATTCCGGAAGCCTATCAGGGGCTGGGGCTTGATAAAGCCAGTTCGGCACTGATTACGGAAAAGATGGGCATGGCCGGTTCTTTTTCCGTTACGCATGCCGCCCATGTGGGAATTTCCACCCTTCCCTTTGTTTTTTATGGCACCGAGGAGCAGAAACGAAAATACCTTCCGGGTTTGGGTCGGGGTGATATTGGTTCATATTGCCTTACGGAACCGGGTTCCGGTTCCGATGCCCTGGCGGCTAAAACCACAGCCTCCCTCAGCAATGATGGGACCTGCTACCTGCTGAATGGTAGCAAACAGTTTATTACCAACGCACGGTGGGCAAAGACCTTTGTGGTCTTTGCCAAGATTAATGGTCAGGATTTCAGTGCTTTTATTGTTGAAAGGGGGATGCCCGGGGTCAGTATCGGCCTTGAGGAGAAAAAACTGGGAATTAAAGGTTCTTCAACTGCCAGCCTGATTCTGGAAAATGTCGAAGTTCCGGCGGCAAACCTGCTCGGTGAGGTTGGCAAAGGGCATCTGATCGCTTTCAATATCCTTAATATTGGCCGCTACAAGCTGGGGGCTGGATGTCTGGGGGCGGCAAAGCTGGCGCTTGAGGATGCGGTCAGATATGCCGGCGAGCGGTATCAGTTTAAAAAATCTTTAAACCAATTCGGTTTGATCCGTAAAAAAATTGCCCAGATGGCAACCGAAATTTTTGTTGCCGAGAGTGCCACCTACCGTTTGGTGGGGATGATTGATGATATTCTTGCCGGGAATGCTGATGACCATCCCTCGGCGGAGCAGGTTCTTGAGGGAATCGAGGAATATGCCATTGAATGTTCCATTGTCAAAATTCTGGCCAGTGAGATGCTTGATTTTGTCGTCGATGAAGGACTCCAGATTCATGGTGGCTATGGCTATTGTCAGGAATATCCTGCCGAACGGCTTTACCGTGATTCCCGGATCAACCGGATTTTTGAAGGCACCAATGAGATCAACCGCATATTGATTCCCGGCATGCTGGTTCGTCGGGGTCTTAAAGGCCAGCTGCCGCTAATGAAAAAACTGGCAGATCTGCAGGAAGAGGTGAAAAGTGGCCGGGCTGGGCAGTGCGGGGATCCAGCAGAGGGATTCCTGGAGGTTGAAACCAGGATGGTCAGGAATGCCAAGAAGGCAACATTAATGGTTGCTGGTCTGGTGATCAAGAAACATCTGCAGGATATCAATGAACAGCAGGAACTGCTGGGCCTGATCGCTGAAATGATTATCGAAGTCTTTGCCCTGGAAAGTGCCTTGCTGCGGGTTGGTAAATTGATGGTGACCATGGACGACAGTCGGGAAGATGACTTTGCCCTTCTGGCTACCAGAAACTATCTCTATGCTGCGTTTTCCCGGCTGGCTGCCCATGGCGAAGAGCTCCTGGCTGCGGTGCTTGAGGGTGAACAACTGGTTGAGATGCTGAGGGTGTTGAAGCGCTATCTCGATTATCTGCCGCAGAATACCGTGATTATGCGTGATAAACTTGCTGCTGCGGTGATAGAACACAAAGGGTATCCCCGCACATATTGA
- a CDS encoding TetR family transcriptional regulator → MKKTASSRRQLLFDTAASLFARQGYHGTSIRDIAQVLGIQKSSLYHYVASKEELLFLLLDDYVTVALEEIEKLCAEERAPAEKLSRFMRFYTGFYAGDQERLILLINELDCLSGDYRDILIGKERRYVKALTGIFSQLQEQGVMKPIPQSVAAFAFFGMVHYTCKWFHHDGEISAEKLGELFLEIFTRGVFT, encoded by the coding sequence ATGAAAAAAACCGCCTCCAGCAGACGCCAGCTGCTTTTTGATACGGCAGCTTCCCTTTTTGCCCGCCAGGGCTATCATGGAACCTCTATTCGGGATATCGCCCAGGTTTTGGGGATCCAGAAAAGCTCCCTCTACCACTATGTCGCCAGCAAGGAGGAACTGCTCTTTCTGCTCCTTGATGACTATGTCACCGTCGCCCTCGAGGAGATCGAGAAGCTGTGTGCCGAGGAACGTGCGCCGGCGGAAAAATTATCCCGGTTTATGCGTTTTTATACCGGCTTTTATGCCGGCGACCAGGAGCGACTGATCTTGCTGATCAATGAGCTGGACTGTCTGAGCGGCGATTACCGTGATATCCTGATTGGCAAGGAGCGGCGCTATGTCAAGGCGCTCACCGGTATATTTTCTCAACTTCAGGAACAGGGTGTTATGAAGCCCATCCCTCAGTCGGTGGCCGCCTTTGCTTTCTTCGGCATGGTCCACTATACCTGCAAGTGGTTTCATCATGATGGCGAAATTTCAGCTGAGAAGCTGGGTGAGCTGTTTCTGGAGATCTTTACCCGGGGAGTGTTTACCTGA
- a CDS encoding acyl-CoA dehydrogenase: MGNGLVNTRDQKFVLYEQIGIESLFVAGRYEDYTVEDVNLLLGEAEKMAVNEIQPTYSLGDQQGCTFTDGQVSAPPCFHEPYKKFCEAGWNCATRDPDVGGQGMPLTVFSACAELFNSANFAFVMYPGLTWGAAGLIEKYGTEEQMRKYMDKMYSGQWGGTMCLTEAGAGSDVGALKTRARRLADGTYQITGSKCFISSGDHDLTENIVHAVLARVEGDPPGTDGISLFIVPKVKVNDDGSLGAANDVITGNIEHKLGIKGSATCTLNFGENESCIGELLGEQRTGMRIMFNMMNEARLEVGMQGLGHATAAYEQSLQYARDRIQGRPIWDFANPAAQGVAIIEHPDVRRMLLWMKAYVEGIRAMNYYVAYCLDRAEIAATIEQQEYWQGFAELLTPVCKAFSSDKAMEICSLAIDVYGGYGYCSEYPVEQYLRDAKIACLYEGTNGIQALDLVGRKLAQNKGKNIRNLLQEIGKTAAQVQQVDALSTYGGLLGKALQAVGGLTESFAGWAEGAGLIVPILNARPYLNILGDLVVGWQLLQGAAIAAGKLEAIYRGQDVAGNKAGQRALARTDSEVAFYQGKMAAARYFAVHILHSIKSRCQSIAMQEKVAVEMLDSSFGG; encoded by the coding sequence ATGGGTAACGGGCTGGTGAATACCAGGGATCAGAAATTTGTTCTCTATGAGCAGATCGGCATTGAGAGCCTGTTTGTTGCTGGGAGGTACGAGGATTACACGGTTGAAGATGTCAATTTGCTTTTGGGCGAAGCGGAAAAGATGGCAGTCAATGAGATTCAGCCCACCTATAGTCTCGGCGATCAGCAGGGATGTACGTTCACTGATGGCCAAGTGAGCGCGCCGCCCTGTTTTCATGAACCCTATAAGAAATTTTGCGAGGCCGGTTGGAACTGCGCCACCCGGGATCCGGATGTGGGCGGCCAAGGGATGCCGTTGACGGTTTTTTCAGCCTGTGCCGAGCTGTTCAATTCGGCAAATTTTGCCTTTGTCATGTATCCTGGTCTGACCTGGGGGGCAGCCGGACTGATTGAAAAGTACGGTACCGAGGAGCAGATGCGGAAATATATGGACAAAATGTATTCGGGCCAATGGGGTGGAACCATGTGCCTAACGGAAGCCGGTGCCGGCAGTGATGTCGGGGCTTTGAAAACCAGGGCCCGCCGCCTTGCCGATGGTACCTACCAGATAACCGGCAGCAAGTGCTTTATCTCCAGTGGTGACCATGATCTGACGGAAAATATCGTCCATGCAGTGCTGGCCCGGGTGGAAGGCGATCCCCCGGGAACGGACGGTATTTCCCTCTTTATTGTGCCGAAGGTAAAAGTTAATGACGATGGTTCCCTCGGGGCTGCCAATGATGTTATCACCGGCAACATTGAACATAAGTTGGGTATCAAGGGGTCGGCCACCTGTACCCTGAATTTTGGTGAAAATGAGTCGTGCATCGGCGAGCTGCTCGGGGAGCAGCGGACCGGCATGCGGATCATGTTCAATATGATGAATGAGGCCCGGCTGGAGGTTGGCATGCAGGGGCTGGGACATGCCACCGCGGCCTATGAGCAGTCCCTGCAGTATGCCCGTGACCGCATCCAGGGGCGGCCCATCTGGGATTTTGCCAATCCGGCAGCCCAGGGGGTGGCCATTATTGAACATCCGGATGTCAGACGGATGCTTTTGTGGATGAAGGCCTATGTGGAGGGTATACGGGCGATGAACTATTATGTTGCCTACTGTCTTGACCGGGCTGAAATTGCGGCAACCATTGAGCAGCAGGAATACTGGCAGGGGTTTGCCGAACTGCTGACCCCGGTATGCAAGGCCTTTTCTTCCGACAAGGCCATGGAGATCTGTTCCCTGGCCATTGATGTCTATGGCGGCTATGGCTATTGCAGTGAATATCCGGTGGAGCAGTATCTGCGCGATGCGAAGATCGCCTGTCTGTACGAGGGGACCAACGGCATCCAGGCCCTTGATCTGGTGGGTCGTAAATTGGCCCAGAATAAAGGTAAGAATATCCGTAACCTGCTGCAGGAAATTGGTAAAACGGCTGCCCAGGTGCAGCAGGTTGATGCATTGAGTACCTACGGCGGTCTGCTGGGCAAAGCCCTGCAGGCGGTGGGCGGCCTGACGGAAAGTTTTGCCGGTTGGGCCGAGGGTGCCGGGCTGATTGTTCCCATCCTCAATGCCCGGCCCTATCTCAATATTCTCGGTGATCTGGTAGTTGGCTGGCAGCTGCTGCAGGGTGCCGCGATTGCTGCCGGTAAACTGGAGGCGATTTACCGTGGGCAGGATGTTGCCGGCAATAAGGCCGGCCAGCGGGCTTTGGCCCGCACTGACAGTGAGGTTGCCTTTTACCAGGGAAAAATGGCTGCAGCCCGGTATTTTGCCGTCCATATCCTGCATTCAATCAAAAGCCGGTGCCAGAGCATTGCGATGCAGGAAAAAGTTGCGGTGGAGATGCTGGACAGTTCATTTGGCGGCTGA
- a CDS encoding acyl-CoA carboxylase subunit beta, translating into MKERIGKLRQVKAKAVLGGGQEKVDRQHEKGKLTARERIEHLLDPGSFNEFNLLIKHKIGAPGDGIVTGHGTIDGRVVCAYAQDVTVLGGSQGYMHGRKLYKIHELAMEMGVPIIALNDSPGARVLRPELSGSDDPYRVSDEKHAGVVFYANALSSGVVPQIAAILGNCTGGSVYSPALMDFIFMIDQQSHMFITGPRVIKSVMGEEVTMGELGGAQIHCQKTGVADFRVKSEMDCFREIRRLLGFLPDNWRQAPERWAAGDDPDRYADDLGELVPAKATKAYDMRQVIRQVVDDGDFLEVKQEYAGEIITGFCRLDGYAVGMVANQPLVKAGCMTTDSSRKQARFIRFCDAFNIPLVLLVDTPGYLPGRDQEYAGIISHGAKVLYALSEATVPRMAVLLRKVYGGAALGMGILPGFGTDLIYAWPTAEIGAMGAEQAVELFYGKEIGAADNPEAFRQEKVTQYREHYADPLALASDVTYVQDIIEPRETRRCLIRSLRLLRNKTRRQPSRRHGNMPL; encoded by the coding sequence ATGAAAGAACGAATTGGAAAGCTGCGGCAGGTTAAAGCCAAGGCCGTCCTCGGCGGCGGTCAGGAGAAGGTTGACCGGCAGCATGAGAAGGGGAAGCTGACGGCCAGGGAGCGTATTGAACACCTTCTTGACCCGGGCAGTTTCAATGAATTCAACCTACTGATCAAGCACAAGATTGGTGCTCCCGGCGATGGCATTGTCACCGGCCACGGCACCATCGACGGCCGAGTGGTCTGTGCGTATGCCCAGGATGTGACGGTGCTGGGGGGCTCTCAGGGCTATATGCACGGCCGTAAACTCTACAAGATCCATGAACTGGCCATGGAGATGGGGGTGCCGATCATTGCCCTCAATGACTCCCCCGGGGCCCGGGTGCTGCGACCTGAGCTGAGTGGTAGTGACGATCCCTACCGGGTGAGCGATGAAAAGCATGCTGGGGTGGTTTTTTACGCCAATGCCTTAAGTTCCGGCGTCGTTCCCCAGATTGCCGCCATTCTCGGCAACTGCACCGGCGGCTCCGTCTATTCTCCGGCCCTGATGGATTTTATCTTCATGATTGACCAGCAGTCCCACATGTTCATCACCGGCCCCCGGGTGATCAAATCGGTTATGGGCGAGGAGGTGACCATGGGCGAACTGGGCGGTGCCCAGATCCATTGCCAAAAAACCGGGGTGGCCGATTTCCGGGTCAAGAGTGAAATGGATTGTTTTCGGGAGATCAGGCGGCTTTTGGGCTTCCTGCCGGACAACTGGCGGCAGGCCCCTGAACGGTGGGCTGCCGGTGATGATCCGGACCGGTATGCCGATGATCTCGGCGAGTTGGTGCCGGCAAAGGCCACCAAAGCCTATGATATGCGGCAGGTGATCCGTCAGGTGGTAGATGACGGTGATTTTCTCGAGGTGAAACAGGAGTATGCCGGCGAAATCATCACCGGTTTCTGCCGTCTGGATGGCTATGCGGTGGGTATGGTTGCCAATCAGCCGCTGGTGAAAGCCGGCTGCATGACCACCGACAGCTCCCGCAAGCAGGCCCGCTTCATCCGTTTTTGCGATGCTTTCAACATTCCTCTGGTCCTGCTGGTGGATACACCTGGCTATCTTCCCGGCCGGGATCAGGAGTATGCCGGCATTATCAGCCACGGCGCCAAGGTCCTCTACGCCCTTTCCGAAGCCACCGTCCCCAGAATGGCGGTTCTCCTGCGCAAGGTCTACGGTGGGGCGGCTCTGGGCATGGGGATTCTGCCGGGGTTCGGCACTGACCTCATCTATGCCTGGCCAACGGCGGAGATTGGCGCCATGGGGGCGGAACAGGCGGTTGAACTGTTCTACGGCAAAGAGATCGGTGCCGCTGATAACCCCGAGGCCTTCAGGCAGGAGAAGGTGACGCAGTATCGGGAGCACTACGCCGATCCCCTGGCTCTGGCTTCCGATGTCACCTATGTCCAGGATATTATCGAGCCCCGGGAAACCCGGCGCTGCCTGATCAGGTCTTTGCGCCTGCTGCGCAACAAGACGCGCCGGCAGCCGTCCCGGAGACACGGGAATATGCCCCTGTAG
- a CDS encoding TetR/AcrR family transcriptional regulator: MAIIEAAMEAFAEFGYHDCQVAKIARKAGIADGTIYLYFANKEEILISVFREKMTEVLSEMSVLVEQQDSAMDKIAALVRFHLSYFEDNPVLANFFQVQLRQSSFTIRAGITEPLRQYYRFIETLLRAGIEEGCIRPQVDVKVAREVVFGSLDEIVSCWVFSSRKYSLAAKADDLLAIIRFGLVNQ; the protein is encoded by the coding sequence ATGGCTATCATTGAGGCAGCTATGGAAGCCTTCGCGGAGTTTGGCTACCATGACTGCCAGGTGGCAAAAATAGCCCGCAAAGCAGGGATTGCCGATGGTACCATTTATCTCTATTTTGCCAATAAAGAGGAGATCCTCATCTCCGTTTTCCGGGAAAAAATGACTGAAGTTCTGAGTGAAATGTCCGTGCTGGTGGAGCAGCAGGATTCGGCCATGGACAAGATAGCCGCACTGGTACGTTTCCATCTGTCGTATTTTGAAGATAATCCTGTACTGGCAAATTTTTTCCAGGTGCAGCTGCGCCAGTCCAGTTTTACCATTCGGGCTGGAATTACCGAGCCTTTGCGGCAGTATTATCGCTTTATTGAAACCCTTTTACGCGCTGGCATTGAGGAAGGCTGCATCAGGCCGCAGGTTGACGTGAAAGTTGCGCGTGAAGTTGTCTTTGGCAGTTTAGATGAGATTGTCAGCTGCTGGGTATTCAGTTCAAGAAAATATTCTTTGGCTGCCAAAGCCGATGATCTTCTGGCAATTATCAGGTTCGGCCTTGTCAATCAATAA